Genomic DNA from Pelosinus sp. IPA-1:
GAACAATATGCTGAAAATTCGATAGATCAGGCAACATTATCGAGATTGGCATTACCATAATCTCTCAAGGCAAAATAAGCCCATAGCTCGATCTCATGAAGTTGAATTTTGAGATCGTCTATGGGCTTATTAGCACACTGCCTATTTGCTGGTAGTTTATCTAGCCATGGCCATACAGTTCATGCAACTCATTGCTTTCATGCAGTTCATACATTTCATAGATTGCATGTAATCCATCGTTTGGCAAGAATCCATGTAGGACATGGATTTACAGGAGTCCATTGATTTACAAGAATCCATGCAGGACATGGATTTACAGGAGTCCATTGACTTACAAGAATCCATGCAGGACATGGATTTACAGGAGTCCATTGACTTACAAGAATCCATGCAGGACATGGATTTACAGGAGTCCATTGACTTACAAGAATCCATACAAGACATAGATTTACAGGAGTCCATTGGTTCACAAGAATCCATGCAGGACATAGATTTACAGGAGTCCATTGATTTACAAGAATCCATGTAGGACATAGATTTACAGGAGTCCATGGATTTACAAGAATCCATGCAGGACATAGATTTGCAGGAGTCCATGTAGGATTTAGATTTTCTACGACCCATAAAATACGCCTCCTAACCAATAATGGGGTGTCTAGTAACATAATATGAATTGATAGTTATAGATGTTACACATAAGATACGGGGGCGGTTCGTTTCTTCTGCTCCGTTAATGGAGATGTAGACTCGAGCCTGATTTTTGTGAAATTTGGCAGGAGTTTTCGTGTGTTTGATAAATAAAGTAATGATGAGACAATACAACTATTCGATGTCATTTATAGTGCTATTTAGATAGAGTGAGTCATAATAACAGATGTAATTTATAAATACTCTGAGGAGGTTAGTCCTATTAAAAAGCTACAAACAAACTCTAAGATTTTATCACCAGATATCCCGGAAGAATTAGGCGAGGTTATATTTCCGGATGGAAAAATTTGTAATGAAGACTATTTCGAAATGGGGATAATCAGTAATCATATAGTTGAAAATGAAACGGCAGCACATGTGTGTTTTGATAAGGTCATATTTAAGAATGTAATTTTCCAAAAAGTTGATTTTAGCGGATTGGAATGTACTGATGTTATTTTTGAAAAATGTGATTTATCAAATGTAGACTTTAGTGAAGCCATTATGCATCAAGTCGAAATGCGAAATTGTAAGATTGTAGGAATAAATTTAATGGGAGCAACATTGCGCAATGTGTTATTTGATAACTGCTATGGGGATTATGCTAACTTTCGTAATGTAGATTGCAAACAAGTAAAGTTTCATAACAGTTCATTAGCCAATGCCGATTTTTATAGATCCACACTACTCAAGGTGTATTTTTCCAATTCAAGTTTAGAACAGATTCAATTATCGGGTACAAAATTAGCAGGCATTGATTTAAGCAGCTGTGAGTTTGGACAGATTGGTGTTACCATAGAGGATGTGCAAGGGTGTATCATTTCTCCACAACAAGCAGTAGGCTTCTCAAAACTATTTGGTTTGATTATCAACGAATAGATTGATTGGATTCAGTTTTATTTTGGGGGAGGGAGTTAATGCAAATCGCCATTCGGGAAGCATTGGTAAGTGATAGCGAGATTTTGACACAGATATCTTTTGCATCAAAGAGGCATTGGAATTATCCTGATCAATATTTTGATAACTGGAAAGATGAATTAACGATAACACCTGCCTATATAAAAAATAACAGAGTTTACGTAGCGGAGGCGAATGGGCGAATTGTAGGCTATTTCTCACTAGTAGAAATAAAAAGCGATTTTTGGGCAGGTAAGGTATTCGTTAGTAAGGGATTTTGGCTGGAGCATATTTTTATTTTGCCAGAGTACATAGGAAAAGGTATCGGGACAAAGTTAGTAGATATTCTCAAACTAAAATGTGGTGAAATGAATATTAATAAAGTTAAAATTTTTTCTGATCCAAATGCCAAAGGTTTTTACGACAAATTAGGGGCTTATTATTTAGGCGAATCACCATCCAGTATTGAAGGAAGAACAGTGTCACTATATGAGTTGGACATATAGATCATTTTTTTCAAAGAAATTGTAAACAACTTAGAATGATATATTACATATAAACGGAAAAGAGTCTAGAACCCTCTAGTGATGGTAGTTCTAGACTCTTTTTCTTCTTTTTATATCTTCAAAAAATTCCAAAAGAAATTTCCATTTTTTTCTGTTTTTATATTCCGTCTCCATCTAGTCCCGAAAGTGAGCAAGTATTTTGCCCCTTTTTAAGAGGAGTGTCTATCTTTTTGGAGGTAGAGTTTTTGGTAATTAATAGCACAGATACTAATATAATAAATGCTGCGATAGCATCTGTAGAATTTAATTGTTCATTTGCAAATATCCAACCCAGAAAAACGGCAACCACGGGATTGACATAAGCGTAGGTTGAAACAATAGCTGGCTCCGCTTTCTTAAGAACCCAGATATAAGCACTAAACCCAATAATAGACCCGAAAAAAATTAAGTACACTAATGACAGTATCGAACGCGTTGATACATGCTCAATATGTAATTGACTTAATTCACCCAATGAGATTCCAACGATTAGGCAAAGCAATCCACCCATTAAATTTTGAATGGCTATCGACATTATCGCAGATTTTGGCAATTGTGCTTTACGTGAATATAAAGAACCTATTGCCCAGAATAATGATGCAAATGTTAGGATTAGATATCCAGAAGTTTGTGAGGGATTGTAGCTGACAGACTGAAAAGAATTGCTAACAAGTAATATTTGGCCTAACAATCCCAATAATAAACCGAATACCACATAACTATTAGGTTTTGTGTCACCTTGCCATAACCAAGCCAATAAGGTCATCCATAAAGGTACGGTAGCAATGATTATCGCTGCAATTCCTGAAGAGACCATTTGTTCAGCGAAAACGACTAAGGAATTACCACCTAAAAGCATTAACCCTCCAATTATCGTGGCATTGCGCCAATGAATTTTTCCGGGAGTTTTCGTTCCTCTCGAAGCTTCCCACAGGTACATTAAAGAGCCAGCAATTAAAAAACGAATACCTGCCAATAAAAACGGAGGTAAGGTTTCGACTGCAAATTTCATCGCTAAATAAGTTCCGCCCCAGGGAAAATAAACTGCTAGTAAGGCCAACACAATTGGATATGAGATACGATTTGACATATTCATTTTCAGAACCTCCATTTTCAATAATAGTTTAAATTAAAATAGTAGTTGTGTAGTTTCTTTTAGTGTATTTAGAACAATGATTGTCTTTGTTGATATTGACTCTCCGCGGACTTTTTCTTTTAATAATAAGCTAAGGGATTCTGTGTTACGAGTCCTGATCTTGATAAGGTAACAATCGTCACCAGCAACATTATGAACTTCCTGGACACCTGGAATATCAACTAATAAGCCTTCAATGTCTTTGTCTCCTGATACTTTAATTAAGACAAATGCTAGCATATCCAAGCCGAGTTCGTGAGGGTTTAGCTTAGCTTCATAACTTGCTATAACTCCCTTTTCCTCTAGTTTGCGGATACGAGTTAAAGTAACTGAAGGAGCAAGCTTCACTTCGCGAGCTATATCTGCATTCGAGATTCGTGCGTTATTTTGTAGTAAAGTAAGGATTTTTTTATCTATATTGTCCAATATTTTCACCTCAAGATAATTATAATTCTAGGAATAGTCTAATGTAAACAATATAATTCTGTATAAAACTTAATAAGAAGAATATTATTCTGAAATAAATGATGTTTAAAGAATAATATTCTGAGACAATGGAGTGAGCCCCCAAAAATAGTACTCTAAGTAAAATATTCCCCAAAAAATGAATAGACATAATCGCAAACATTATACATGGACCAAGAGATTGGAGTTCAATCGAAAGAAACGTCCCTGTGATTCTCACAGCAAGGTAGCCTAGCTTTGCAGGAATTTTGTATTATAATAGTAAATAGAATAGAAACATAAGATGCTGTTTTCAAGAAAAGCTTATGACTAATTGATTGTATGATGGGAGCGATTCAAAAGAAGCGTGCCCGTGATTTTAAGAGGGGGCCCATAGAGTGGAATTTATTAATAATGCGGATTTGACGATGCTAACAAATCTACTAATAAAAACGTATGCTAATAGTCAAAAAAAACGATTTTTACTAGCTATTACAGGGGTTCCAGGCGCAGGAAAAAGCACGTTGGCAAATTTGCTAATGAAAAATACGAATGAAGTCTTACAAGAAGAGATTGCAATCGTGGTCCCAATGGATGGGTATCATTATCACAATGACAGATTAGTGGAAAAAGGCTTACTACCACTAAAAGGAATACCTCAAACATTTGATTCTCAGAGATTCGTAATGTTGATAAAGGAAATAGCATCGGAAAAACAAGAGAAAATATATTGTCCATCTTATGATAGACGTCTTCATAATCCAGTTGAGCGTTCAATAGTCATTGAGAGTAAACATAAAATTATAATTGTTGAAGGTAATTACTTACTATTAGATACTTACCCTTGGAATGAACTTGGGGGCTTGTTTAATGAAAGCTGGTTTATTGAGACGCCGCTTACTACAACAAAAGAGCGTCTTATTACTCGGCATGTACTTACGGGGCGTTCTGTTGAAGAAGCATTAAATAAAATTAACTCTACGGATGCACCTAATGCAGAATTGATTATTCAGACTCGACAAAAAGCTACGAAAGTAATTGCGGTAGCAACTATTGAGGAAATTTGATTATAGTGGCTGCTTTGAAAGATGTTGTAGTACGATATTGTGAAAGGTGAGGTCACTTTTTACTAAAGGCCTGACGTTCCTGTGATATTTCAAAAAGAGCACTTTTAGATCACAAACTAAGACCCTCGCTAGTCAGCGAGGGTCTTAGTTTGTTGTTTATGATTTAAGTTCGAGTTAAGTATTAGCTGCTGAGAACGTTATTCCTCAATAAATTGTGCCAATTCTTTGTTGAATTTATCGCGCTCATCATAGAATAATCCGTGGCCGCTGTATTTAAAGGGAACGAGCTTGGAGTTTCTAATTCCTTCATTCTGTGCAATAGCCAATGGGAATAAACAAACTTTGTCATGGATACCATGCAAAATTAAAGTGGGAACTTGTATTTCTCCAAGATCGGAAAATAGTTCTTCCTTTATCCAAGAGGCAGCAACTGCTGCGGTGGACCAACCTGCTGCCTGAAGGCCCATTTGGAAGAACCAATCTGAGAAGGCCTGAGTTACATGCTGGAAGAAAAACATGTCACCAAATCCCCGCAACATTTCTGGACGGTCATTATTAGTTCCTTGAATGATTTTAATCACATCATCTTTTTTTAGACCATGAGGAAAATATGGACGCTGAATAAGACTGGGAGCTGCAGCTGCAAAAAGGGCAAGCTTAGATACCCCATATCCCTTGTGGCGAGCCATGTAACGAACAGCAATCGCTCCTCCCGTGGAATGACCTCCTAGGGTGAAATCTTGCAAATTGAGTGCTTCCACCACACATCGAATATCATCTGCTGACGTATCGTAGTCATAGCCTCTCCAAGGCTTATCGGAATTACCAAATCCTCGAGAGTCAATTCCTATACAGCGATATCCCCATTTCGGCAGTTGATCGAACTGGTATTCAAACATCTTATGATTTGCCGGCCAACCGTGTATAAATACAATTGTTTTCTCGCCCTCAGGGTTAAGGTCTTCTACATAAAT
This window encodes:
- a CDS encoding pentapeptide repeat-containing protein, with protein sequence MGIISNHIVENETAAHVCFDKVIFKNVIFQKVDFSGLECTDVIFEKCDLSNVDFSEAIMHQVEMRNCKIVGINLMGATLRNVLFDNCYGDYANFRNVDCKQVKFHNSSLANADFYRSTLLKVYFSNSSLEQIQLSGTKLAGIDLSSCEFGQIGVTIEDVQGCIISPQQAVGFSKLFGLIINE
- a CDS encoding GNAT family N-acetyltransferase, with protein sequence MQIAIREALVSDSEILTQISFASKRHWNYPDQYFDNWKDELTITPAYIKNNRVYVAEANGRIVGYFSLVEIKSDFWAGKVFVSKGFWLEHIFILPEYIGKGIGTKLVDILKLKCGEMNINKVKIFSDPNAKGFYDKLGAYYLGESPSSIEGRTVSLYELDI
- a CDS encoding EamA family transporter, producing the protein MNMSNRISYPIVLALLAVYFPWGGTYLAMKFAVETLPPFLLAGIRFLIAGSLMYLWEASRGTKTPGKIHWRNATIIGGLMLLGGNSLVVFAEQMVSSGIAAIIIATVPLWMTLLAWLWQGDTKPNSYVVFGLLLGLLGQILLVSNSFQSVSYNPSQTSGYLILTFASLFWAIGSLYSRKAQLPKSAIMSIAIQNLMGGLLCLIVGISLGELSQLHIEHVSTRSILSLVYLIFFGSIIGFSAYIWVLKKAEPAIVSTYAYVNPVVAVFLGWIFANEQLNSTDAIAAFIILVSVLLITKNSTSKKIDTPLKKGQNTCSLSGLDGDGI
- a CDS encoding Lrp/AsnC family transcriptional regulator, whose product is MDNIDKKILTLLQNNARISNADIAREVKLAPSVTLTRIRKLEEKGVIASYEAKLNPHELGLDMLAFVLIKVSGDKDIEGLLVDIPGVQEVHNVAGDDCYLIKIRTRNTESLSLLLKEKVRGESISTKTIIVLNTLKETTQLLF
- a CDS encoding alpha/beta hydrolase, whose product is MGFYIKVEPGVSIYVEDLNPEGEKTIVFIHGWPANHKMFEYQFDQLPKWGYRCIGIDSRGFGNSDKPWRGYDYDTSADDIRCVVEALNLQDFTLGGHSTGGAIAVRYMARHKGYGVSKLALFAAAAPSLIQRPYFPHGLKKDDVIKIIQGTNNDRPEMLRGFGDMFFFQHVTQAFSDWFFQMGLQAAGWSTAAVAASWIKEELFSDLGEIQVPTLILHGIHDKVCLFPLAIAQNEGIRNSKLVPFKYSGHGLFYDERDKFNKELAQFIEE